In one window of Fictibacillus phosphorivorans DNA:
- the sdaAA gene encoding L-serine ammonia-lyase, iron-sulfur-dependent, subunit alpha: protein MFRNVAELIELAESKKCKISEIMIQQEMDVTGRSREEVLGFMDRNLRVMEEAVMRGITEDVKSHSGLTGGDGKLLQTYIKSGKSLSGELMLDAVSKAMATNEVNAAMGTICATPTAGSAGVVPGTLFALKEKLNPTREQMIEYLFAAGAFGFVVANNASISGAAGGCQAEVGSATGMAAAAIVELAGGSPSQSAEAMAIALKNMLGLVCDPVAGLVEVPCVKRNAMGASNAIVAADMALAGIVSRIPCDEVIDAMYKIGLSMPSALRETALGGLAATPTGRELEAKIFGIPLNEK, encoded by the coding sequence ATGTTTCGTAATGTAGCTGAATTAATAGAATTAGCTGAGTCAAAAAAATGTAAGATCTCAGAGATTATGATACAGCAAGAAATGGATGTTACAGGTCGTTCCAGAGAAGAAGTTCTAGGTTTCATGGATCGAAATTTAAGAGTGATGGAAGAAGCCGTCATGCGCGGAATTACTGAAGATGTGAAATCTCATTCAGGTCTAACGGGCGGGGATGGAAAGCTTCTTCAAACGTATATTAAATCTGGTAAGTCACTATCAGGTGAGCTGATGCTTGATGCAGTAAGTAAAGCGATGGCAACGAATGAAGTGAACGCGGCAATGGGTACGATTTGTGCTACGCCTACTGCTGGTTCTGCAGGAGTCGTTCCTGGTACTCTGTTTGCCTTAAAAGAAAAGTTAAATCCTACCCGAGAACAGATGATTGAGTATTTGTTTGCTGCAGGTGCATTCGGTTTTGTAGTGGCTAACAACGCTTCAATTTCTGGAGCAGCAGGTGGATGCCAAGCTGAGGTAGGTTCTGCTACTGGTATGGCAGCAGCCGCGATCGTCGAACTTGCAGGAGGGTCTCCTTCGCAATCAGCAGAAGCGATGGCGATTGCTTTAAAGAACATGCTAGGACTTGTTTGTGATCCTGTTGCAGGCTTAGTAGAAGTTCCTTGTGTGAAACGAAACGCTATGGGTGCAAGCAATGCAATCGTTGCGGCCGATATGGCACTGGCTGGAATCGTAAGCCGTATTCCGTGTGACGAAGTAATCGATGCTATGTACAAGATCGGTCTCTCGATGCCATCTGCTCTCCGTGAAACAGCCCTTGGAGGCTTAGCGGCAACACCAACAGGAAGAGAGCTTGAAGCAAAAATTTTCGGCATCCCGCTAAACGAGAAATAA
- the recG gene encoding ATP-dependent DNA helicase RecG: MLNQSITTLNGIGEKKAEELSSMGIHSVEDLLEYLPYRYEDYQKKDLAEIAHDEKATIEGKVHSEPSLRYFPKKKSRLTFRMLIGKYLITATIFNRPFLKNQIALGQTLTVTGKWDRNKMTITVSDVHFGTFSDDHKIEPVYSVKGSLYGKTMRKIIDSAFRQFSGEIEDPLPLEIRESYRLPDRESALKMMHFPEDFKALKAGRRRLAYEELLYFQLKMQIFRKWNRQQSKGAALKFDQDQVETFIRSLPFQLTDAQQRVVDEILRDLSDTSRMNRLLQGDVGSGKTVVAAVALFAAVTANRQGALMVPTEILAEQHFQSLKELFAPFGITVALLTSSVKGKMRRETLNHLQQGEIQIMVGTHALIQEEVNFNHLGLVITDEQHRFGVNQRRVLREKGESPDVLFMTATPIPRTLAISAFGDMDVSTIDVMPAGRKPIITNWAKHGMLNRVLEFIKKEIESGRQAYVICPLIEESEKIDVQNAIDVHAQLSAYFQTYQVGLMHGRLHSTEKDEVMRKFAANECQILVSTTVVEVGVNVPNATIMVIYDAERFGLSQLHQLRGRVGRGSEQSYCVLIADPKSEEGQERMRIMTETTNGFELSEKDLELRGPGDFFGNKQSGVPNFKVADLVHDYRILETARNDAARLVQSEEFWRDENYRSIREVLTRQGVLDKERLD, translated from the coding sequence ATGCTGAATCAATCCATAACAACGTTAAATGGTATTGGAGAGAAGAAAGCTGAAGAGCTCTCTAGCATGGGTATCCATTCTGTAGAAGATCTTTTAGAATATCTACCTTATCGGTATGAAGATTACCAAAAGAAAGACCTTGCAGAGATTGCACATGATGAAAAAGCAACGATTGAAGGGAAGGTTCATTCTGAACCTTCTCTGCGTTATTTTCCGAAGAAAAAATCACGTTTAACATTTAGGATGTTGATCGGTAAATATTTGATCACAGCTACAATTTTCAACAGACCTTTTTTAAAGAATCAGATTGCTCTAGGGCAGACGCTTACGGTAACAGGTAAATGGGACAGAAATAAAATGACGATAACCGTCAGTGATGTTCATTTTGGAACATTCAGTGATGATCATAAGATAGAACCTGTCTATTCAGTAAAAGGTTCACTCTATGGAAAAACGATGCGTAAGATAATAGATTCAGCTTTTCGGCAGTTTTCTGGTGAGATCGAGGATCCACTTCCACTAGAGATCCGTGAATCTTATCGACTTCCAGATCGAGAATCAGCTCTTAAGATGATGCATTTCCCTGAAGATTTTAAGGCGTTAAAAGCTGGAAGAAGAAGGCTTGCCTATGAAGAGTTGTTGTATTTTCAATTAAAGATGCAGATTTTTAGAAAATGGAACAGACAACAGTCTAAAGGAGCGGCTTTGAAGTTTGATCAAGACCAAGTAGAAACGTTCATACGTTCTTTACCGTTTCAGTTAACCGACGCGCAACAGAGAGTGGTAGATGAGATATTAAGAGATCTCTCTGATACAAGTCGGATGAACAGGTTGCTTCAAGGTGATGTTGGCTCTGGTAAAACGGTAGTGGCAGCTGTAGCGTTATTTGCAGCTGTTACGGCAAACAGACAAGGTGCTCTGATGGTACCGACAGAAATTCTCGCTGAACAGCATTTTCAATCGTTAAAAGAGCTTTTTGCTCCGTTTGGAATTACAGTAGCCCTTTTAACTTCTTCGGTTAAAGGGAAAATGAGAAGAGAAACGTTGAATCATTTACAGCAAGGCGAGATCCAGATCATGGTAGGTACACACGCCCTTATTCAAGAAGAAGTGAACTTTAATCATCTTGGTCTAGTGATTACAGATGAACAGCATCGTTTTGGAGTTAACCAAAGAAGAGTGCTTAGGGAAAAAGGGGAAAGCCCGGATGTTCTCTTTATGACGGCGACTCCTATCCCGCGAACCCTTGCGATTTCAGCTTTCGGTGATATGGATGTTTCAACGATTGATGTGATGCCAGCAGGAAGAAAGCCGATCATCACGAATTGGGCGAAACACGGTATGCTAAATCGTGTCCTTGAATTTATTAAAAAAGAAATTGAATCGGGAAGACAGGCTTATGTGATCTGTCCGTTAATCGAGGAATCAGAAAAAATAGATGTGCAGAACGCGATTGATGTACATGCTCAGCTAAGTGCTTACTTTCAAACGTATCAAGTAGGTCTGATGCACGGAAGGTTGCATTCCACTGAAAAAGATGAAGTGATGAGAAAATTTGCCGCTAATGAGTGTCAAATCCTGGTCTCTACGACGGTTGTAGAGGTAGGAGTAAATGTTCCGAACGCTACCATCATGGTCATATATGACGCAGAAAGATTCGGGCTTTCGCAACTGCATCAGTTAAGAGGACGAGTTGGTCGTGGAAGCGAACAATCCTATTGTGTACTTATCGCGGATCCGAAGTCTGAAGAAGGGCAAGAGCGGATGAGAATCATGACGGAGACAACGAACGGCTTTGAGCTTTCAGAAAAAGATCTTGAGCTGCGTGGCCCAGGTGATTTTTTTGGGAATAAGCAAAGTGGCGTTCCGAACTTTAAAGTTGCAGACCTTGTGCATGATTATCGAATTCTAGAAACTGCAAGAAATGATGCAGCCAGACTCGTACAATCAGAAGAGTTTTGGCGAGATGAGAACTATCGGTCCATTCGAGAAGTGTTAACAAGGCAAGGTGTGCTCGACAAAGAAAGACTAGATTAA
- the fapR gene encoding transcription factor FapR: MKKSKKERQELLRETIKLTPFITDEELAEKFSVSVQTIRLDRLELSIPELRERIKSVAETKLDDVKALPLEEVIGEIIDLQLDESAISILDIKEEHVFSRNKIARGHHVFAQANSLAVAIINDELALTAKANIRFSRPVRVGERVVAKAKVIETTQERTIVEVNSYVENEPVFKGEFTMYRSAQDTKEGS; this comes from the coding sequence ATGAAAAAATCAAAAAAAGAGAGACAAGAGCTGTTAAGGGAAACGATAAAATTAACCCCTTTTATAACAGATGAAGAATTGGCAGAGAAGTTCAGTGTCAGCGTTCAGACGATCAGGCTTGACCGTTTGGAACTTTCAATTCCAGAGCTTAGAGAAAGAATAAAGTCTGTTGCTGAAACAAAGCTGGATGATGTAAAGGCACTGCCACTTGAAGAGGTCATCGGAGAAATCATTGACTTGCAGTTAGACGAATCCGCTATTTCAATATTAGATATAAAAGAAGAACATGTATTTTCTCGTAATAAAATCGCAAGGGGCCATCATGTTTTTGCTCAGGCAAACTCGCTGGCTGTAGCGATAATAAATGATGAGTTGGCATTAACCGCAAAAGCGAACATCCGGTTTTCTCGTCCTGTTCGAGTAGGAGAGAGAGTGGTTGCAAAAGCGAAAGTAATAGAGACAACTCAAGAGCGAACTATTGTAGAAGTTAACAGTTATGTAGAGAATGAGCCTGTTTTTAAAGGTGAATTTACCATGTATAGATCTGCACAAGATACAAAGGAAGGAAGTTAA
- the plsX gene encoding phosphate acyltransferase PlsX codes for MNIAIDAMGGDNAPEEIVKGAILAKEQYPELSITLVGDQDQIGKFLPEKHTFTIIHTDEVIETSEEPVRAVRRKKNASMVVAANEVKSGKADAYISAGNTGALMASGLFYVGRIKGIDRPALAPTLPTLNGDGFLFLDVGANMDAKPEHLLQYALMGSVYWKEVRGVEKPRVGLLNVGTESEKGNALTKAAFPLLQEADINFVGNVEARDLLMGAADVVVCDGFAGNLVLKSIEGTAMGMFSMIKEQLTSSLTSKLAAGVLKPKLRGIKDKLDYTEYGGAGLFGLAAPVIKAHGSSNANAMLNAIRQTRSMIEKNVVPTIQNHVQSQDNKEE; via the coding sequence ATGAATATCGCAATAGATGCAATGGGTGGCGACAATGCACCAGAAGAAATCGTTAAAGGTGCAATTCTAGCTAAAGAGCAATATCCAGAGCTTTCGATTACATTAGTTGGAGATCAAGATCAAATCGGGAAATTTTTACCCGAAAAGCACACGTTTACAATCATCCACACTGATGAAGTAATCGAAACATCAGAAGAACCCGTTCGAGCGGTTCGCAGGAAAAAGAATGCTTCAATGGTAGTAGCAGCAAATGAAGTAAAATCAGGTAAAGCGGATGCGTATATCTCTGCTGGTAATACAGGTGCATTGATGGCAAGTGGATTGTTCTATGTCGGACGGATAAAAGGCATTGATCGTCCTGCACTTGCTCCAACACTTCCGACTTTAAACGGTGATGGTTTCTTGTTCTTAGACGTAGGTGCCAATATGGATGCGAAGCCAGAGCATCTCTTACAATATGCATTAATGGGATCTGTGTATTGGAAAGAAGTGCGAGGTGTCGAAAAACCGCGTGTAGGCTTGTTAAACGTAGGAACGGAAAGTGAAAAAGGAAATGCTTTAACGAAAGCTGCTTTTCCTCTCTTACAAGAAGCGGATATAAATTTTGTTGGTAATGTGGAAGCGAGAGATCTTTTGATGGGAGCAGCCGACGTAGTGGTATGTGATGGATTTGCTGGGAATTTAGTACTTAAATCCATTGAAGGTACTGCTATGGGGATGTTTTCTATGATTAAAGAGCAGCTAACATCAAGTTTAACTTCTAAACTTGCAGCTGGTGTCTTAAAGCCTAAATTAAGAGGCATTAAAGATAAATTGGATTATACAGAGTACGGTGGAGCTGGTTTGTTCGGATTAGCTGCACCTGTGATCAAAGCGCATGGTTCTTCAAATGCGAATGCGATGTTGAACGCAATCAGACAAACCAGAAGTATGATAGAAAAAAACGTAGTACCTACGATTCAAAATCATGTACAATCCCAAGATAACAAGGAGGAGTAA
- the fabD gene encoding ACP S-malonyltransferase has translation MGKIAFLFPGQGSQTVGMGKELVQKEASAKAIFDKADEKLSMKLSEIIFEGPDDLLKRTENTQPALLTVSTAILELLKQRGIEADYVAGHSLGEYSALVAAGSLTFEDAVYAVRNRGLLMEEAVPAGVGTMAAVIGFDQERLETITKEATKGEESVQIANLNCPGQIVISGTVGGVEKASALAKEEGAKVIPLQVSGPFHSSLMKPAAEKFNGILNQIVINEAETPVIANVTAKAITDRDEIKGKLIEQLYSPVRWEETVRELMELGVDTFVEIGPGKVLSGLVKKVNRRANVMAVSDLETINMAVEKLKGESVDA, from the coding sequence ATGGGGAAAATCGCTTTTCTTTTTCCAGGACAAGGCTCACAAACAGTAGGAATGGGTAAAGAGCTGGTTCAAAAGGAAGCTTCAGCAAAAGCTATTTTTGACAAAGCTGATGAAAAACTGTCTATGAAACTTTCAGAAATTATCTTTGAAGGACCGGATGACTTACTCAAACGAACAGAAAATACACAGCCAGCATTATTAACGGTCTCAACTGCTATTCTTGAACTGTTGAAGCAGCGTGGAATTGAAGCTGATTATGTAGCGGGTCATAGCCTTGGCGAATACTCTGCACTTGTTGCAGCTGGCAGCCTAACATTTGAAGATGCAGTTTACGCGGTTAGAAATAGAGGCTTGCTAATGGAAGAAGCTGTTCCTGCAGGTGTAGGAACGATGGCAGCTGTGATCGGGTTTGATCAAGAACGATTAGAAACGATTACGAAGGAAGCTACTAAAGGTGAAGAGAGCGTTCAGATCGCTAACCTTAATTGCCCAGGACAGATTGTAATTTCTGGAACTGTTGGTGGAGTTGAGAAAGCTAGCGCCCTTGCTAAAGAAGAAGGCGCGAAAGTCATCCCACTTCAGGTGAGCGGACCGTTTCATTCTTCTCTTATGAAACCTGCTGCAGAGAAATTCAACGGAATTTTAAATCAAATTGTAATAAACGAAGCGGAAACACCTGTAATTGCTAACGTAACGGCGAAAGCTATTACCGATCGTGATGAAATTAAAGGAAAGTTGATCGAACAGCTTTACTCGCCTGTACGGTGGGAAGAAACAGTTCGTGAATTAATGGAATTAGGTGTTGATACGTTTGTTGAGATCGGACCAGGAAAAGTTCTCTCAGGGTTAGTTAAAAAGGTGAATCGAAGAGCGAACGTAATGGCCGTAAGTGATTTAGAGACGATTAACATGGCAGTTGAGAAACTAAAAGGAGAGTCAGTGGATGCTTAA
- the fabG gene encoding 3-oxoacyl-[acyl-carrier-protein] reductase, with amino-acid sequence MLNDKSVLVTGASRGIGRAIALYFAKNGAKVAVNYSGSEAKANEVVNEIKENGGTAFAIKADISSSEDVTNMVKTVVDEFGSLDVLVNNAGITRDNLLMRMKEEDWDAVINTNLKGVFLTTKAVTRQMMKQRKGRIINIASIVGVSGNAGQANYVAAKAGVIGLTKTAAKELSSRGITVNAIAPGFIETDMTGKLEEGIKSEMLRSIPLARFGQPDDIASAAAFLASDASSYITGQTLHVDGGMVM; translated from the coding sequence ATGCTTAATGATAAATCAGTTTTAGTAACAGGTGCATCTCGGGGAATTGGACGAGCGATCGCTTTGTATTTTGCAAAAAATGGTGCTAAAGTTGCTGTGAATTATTCTGGAAGCGAAGCCAAGGCGAATGAAGTCGTAAATGAGATAAAAGAAAACGGTGGCACTGCTTTTGCCATTAAGGCAGATATCTCTTCATCAGAAGATGTTACAAACATGGTTAAAACAGTTGTTGATGAATTTGGTAGTCTGGACGTTCTTGTAAATAACGCAGGAATTACGAGAGATAACCTTTTGATGAGAATGAAAGAAGAAGACTGGGATGCGGTTATCAATACGAATCTTAAAGGCGTTTTCTTGACTACAAAAGCTGTAACTAGACAGATGATGAAACAAAGAAAAGGCCGCATTATTAATATTGCATCTATTGTTGGTGTGTCTGGAAACGCAGGACAAGCAAACTATGTAGCTGCAAAAGCAGGTGTGATCGGCTTAACGAAAACAGCTGCAAAAGAACTCTCCTCAAGAGGAATCACGGTTAATGCCATCGCTCCAGGATTTATCGAGACAGATATGACTGGTAAATTAGAAGAAGGCATCAAATCGGAGATGCTTAGAAGCATTCCGCTTGCTCGTTTTGGGCAGCCTGATGATATCGCATCAGCGGCAGCATTCTTAGCGAGTGATGCAAGTTCTTATATTACGGGCCAAACACTTCATGTTGACGGCGGAATGGTGATGTAA
- the acpP gene encoding acyl carrier protein — translation MADVLDRVSKIVVDRLGVDASEVKPEASFKEDLGADSLDVVELVMELEDEFELEISDEDAEKIATVGDVVNYINSKQ, via the coding sequence ATGGCAGATGTTTTAGATAGAGTTTCAAAGATTGTTGTGGACCGTTTAGGTGTTGATGCATCTGAGGTTAAGCCTGAAGCTTCCTTTAAAGAAGATCTTGGTGCTGACTCTCTTGATGTAGTTGAACTAGTAATGGAACTTGAAGATGAGTTCGAACTAGAAATTTCTGACGAAGATGCTGAGAAAATTGCAACTGTTGGTGACGTTGTAAATTACATAAACAGCAAACAATAA
- the rnc gene encoding ribonuclease III encodes MDDKVRIQKVAPIQERLNIKFENEKLLAQAFTHSSYVNEHRGRTFEDNERLEFLGDAVLELTISQYLYSKFANMSEGELTKLRAAIVCEPSLVLFANDLHFGEFVLLGKGEENTGGRSRPALLADVFEAFIGALYLDQGLEKVKEFLNQYVVPRINEGAFSHVMDFKSQLQEYVQREGLGHIDYRIIQEKGPAHNREFVSEVRLNEASFGIGYGRSKKEAEQHAAQEAIERVSKKS; translated from the coding sequence ATGGATGACAAGGTGCGCATTCAAAAAGTAGCCCCGATACAAGAGCGTTTAAACATTAAGTTTGAAAATGAAAAATTGTTAGCTCAAGCATTTACGCATTCATCATATGTGAATGAGCATCGTGGAAGAACGTTTGAGGATAATGAAAGACTTGAATTTCTAGGTGATGCCGTTCTTGAATTGACCATATCTCAATATTTATACAGCAAGTTTGCAAATATGAGTGAAGGTGAGCTTACGAAGCTTAGAGCAGCAATCGTATGTGAGCCGTCGTTAGTTCTCTTTGCTAACGATCTACATTTTGGTGAGTTTGTTTTATTGGGAAAAGGTGAAGAGAATACTGGAGGAAGATCAAGACCAGCCCTTTTAGCAGATGTATTTGAAGCATTTATTGGAGCGCTATATCTCGATCAAGGACTCGAAAAAGTAAAAGAGTTTCTAAATCAGTATGTGGTACCACGAATAAACGAAGGTGCTTTTTCTCATGTGATGGATTTTAAAAGTCAGTTACAAGAATATGTACAGCGTGAAGGATTAGGTCATATCGATTATCGAATCATTCAAGAAAAAGGACCAGCACACAATCGAGAGTTTGTGTCAGAGGTAAGACTGAATGAAGCGAGTTTCGGAATTGGGTATGGCAGATCCAAGAAAGAAGCTGAACAACATGCGGCACAAGAAGCGATAGAGAGAGTTTCTAAAAAGAGCTAA
- a CDS encoding DUF1128 domain-containing protein — protein MDLTTQNHENLSFMIEGLKKKLQLVNSGLIQPEDYELTKYDDIKELYDMVMKMPSFSIRDMEGIVEELASLKTK, from the coding sequence ATGGACTTGACGACTCAAAATCATGAAAACTTATCATTTATGATCGAAGGATTAAAAAAGAAACTTCAGCTTGTTAACAGCGGACTTATTCAACCCGAAGACTATGAACTCACAAAGTACGACGACATTAAAGAGCTTTACGATATGGTCATGAAGATGCCATCATTCAGCATTCGGGACATGGAAGGCATCGTTGAAGAACTTGCATCTCTTAAAACAAAGTAA